In one window of Archocentrus centrarchus isolate MPI-CPG fArcCen1 chromosome 11, fArcCen1, whole genome shotgun sequence DNA:
- the lpcat1 gene encoding lysophosphatidylcholine acyltransferase 1: MKPSNSRPSRVGKNPFVHELKFTMTEKIKIGLMSVTVFPVRLLLVSFLMLLAWPFAFTASLGRSNFVIEPQSWWRRFIDLCLRVIMRAMWFCGGFHWIKVKGERAAPSEAPILTVAPHSSYFDAIPVTMTMCSIVTKLESRSIPVWGTLISYIRPVFVFRSDQDSRRKTVEEIKRRACSGGKWPQIMIFPEGTCTNRSGLILFKAGAFIPGLPVQPVILRYPNKLDTITWTWKGPGAFKILWLTLCQPHNSVEIEYLPVYSPSNEEKENPALFASNVRKLMAKALDLPLKDLSFDDIEISLSHGPLGIYDYSSLLEFHQLMCRLGLRVATTDQVLEEQARRARKLQGDTLGLEDFAHFLNLPVTDTLKEVHSFFDQCGVGQIDIRHYVIALSTVHRPSKSMETLKLAFKMYESENGEVLEEELALILEIMLGVKEVQLSRLFLTLRPDTGKITYDDLQRYIQQCPHFALDCLDFKDHPRHFCTGRSKSCNGQSHNKDD; encoded by the exons ATGAAGCCTTCAAACAGTCGCCCTTCGAGAGTGGGTAAAAACCCCTTCGTGCACGAGCTGAAATTCACcatgacagaaaaaataaag ATAGGACTGATGTCAGTTACAGTCTTTCCAGTGCGGCTGCTGCTGGTCTCGTTCCTCATGCTGCTGGCGTGGCCCTTTGccttcacagcttctctgggACGTTCTAACTTTGTCATTGAGCCGCAGTCATGGTGGAGGAG gtttaTAGATCTGTGTCTAAGGGTGATCATGCGAGCCATGTGGTTTTGCGGAGGTTTCCACTGGATCAAGGTGAAAGGGGAACGGGCAGCACCCTCTGAAGCGCCCATCCTCACTGTGGCACCACATTCTTCTTACTTTGATGCCATCCCAGTCACTATGACCATGTGCTCCATAGTCACCAAACTGGAAAGCAGGAGCATTCCAGTCTGGGGCA CTTTGATCAGCTACATCAGGCCAGTGTTTGTGTTTCGGTCAGACCAAGACTCGAGACGAAAAACAGTGGAGGAAATCAAGCGGAGAGCCTGCTCTGGAGGGAAGTGGCCTCAG ATCATGATATTCCCAGAGGGAACGTGCACCAACAGGTCGGGTCTGATCTTATTCAAGGCTG GTGCTTTCATCCCAGGACTCCCAGTGCAGCCAGTGATACTACGCTACCCAAATAAACTG GATACCATTACATGGACATGGAAAGGTCCCGGAGC GTTTAAGATCTTGTGGCTCACTCTGTGTCAGCCTCACAATTCTGTTGAGATTGAG TACTTACCCGTTTACAGTCCATCAAATGAGGAGAAAGAAAACCCTGCTCTGTTTGCCAGTAATGTCAGAAAGCTCATGGCCAA GGCATTGGACCTGCCACTCAAAGACCTGTCGTTTGACGACATTGAGATCAGCCTATCACACGGCCCGCTGGGCATCTATGACTATAGCAGCCTTCTGGAGTTCCACCAGCTAATGTGTCGCTTAGG ATTGAGAGTAGCAACAACAGACCAGGTGCTTGAAGAGCAGGCCAGGAGAGCCAGAAAGCTGCAGGGAGACACGCTGGGTTTGGAGGACTTTGCCCACTTCCTTAATCTGCCAGTTACAGACACACTTAAAGAAGTTCACAGCTTCTTTGATCAG TGTGGAGTTGGACAGATAGACATCAGACACTACGTTATTGCTCTGTCTACTGTTCATCGGCCTTCAAAGTCAATGGAAACCCTCAAATTGGCCTTCAAG ATGTATGAGAGCGAGAACGGGGAAGTcctggaggaggagctggctctCATCTTGGAAATAATGTTGGGAGTGAAGGAAGTGCAACTTTCAAGACTGTTTCTAACGCTTCGACCGGACACGGGAAAGATCACGTATG ATGATCTTCAGCGTTATATCCAGCAGTGTCCACACTTCGCTCTGGACTGCCTTGATTTTAAAGACCATCCACGTCATTTCT
- the ndufs6 gene encoding NADH dehydrogenase [ubiquinone] iron-sulfur protein 6, mitochondrial, whose translation MAAAVGRALSFSTKLLVSPLRLTAVSAHRYSAEVSGTGEPITHTGQVFDENDYRRARFVGRQKELNKNFAIKLVAEEPVTDIEARVVSCDGGGGALGHPKVYINLDKDTKVGTCGYCGLQFKQKHHH comes from the exons ATGGCGGCCGCAGTGGGCAGAGCTCTGTCCTTCAGTACAAAGCTACTTGTGTCGCCTTTGAGGCTGACTGCTGTATCTGCTCACCGTTACAGCGCAGAGGTTTCCGGTACCGGCGAGCCCATCACTCACACTGGACAG GTGTTTGATGAAAATGATTACAGGAGAGCCAGATTTGTTGGCAGACAGAAAGAG CTAAATAAGAACTTTGCCATCAAGCTGGTGGCAGAGGAGCCAGTAACTGACATCGAAGCCAGAGTGGTGTCTTGCGATGGGGGTGGAGGAGCGCTGGGGCACCCCAAAGTCTACATCAATTTG gaTAAAGACACAAAAGTGGGAACATGTGGCTACTGTGGATTACAGTTCAAGCAGAAGCATCATCACTGA